Within the Balneola sp. MJW-20 genome, the region GACTTCGGGTCGCTGGAGGGACTGGTCAATAACGCAGCAGGTAATTTTCTGTCTGCATCCGAGGATCTGAGTCCCGGAGGATTTAAAGCCGTAGTGGATATAGTGCTTCATGGAAGCTTCAACTGTACCCATGTCTTTGGGAACTACCTGATCGACCAAAAGAAAAAAGGAAACATACTGAACATGGTAACCACCTATGCAGAAGGTACCGGCTGTGCATTTGTGCTTCCTTCAGCTTGTGGCAAAGCCGGTGTTTTAGCTATGACAAGGTCCCTGGCCTTTGAATGGGCCACCTATGGTATCCGGTTAAATGCAATAGCTCCGGGCCCTTTTCCTACGGAGGGAGCATGGTCCAGACTGGTTCCCGACCGGGTGCTTGAGAAGAAATTCAAAGCAAAAGTTCCGATGAAGCGGTATGGGGAGAAAGAAGAATTAGCTAATCTGGCTATTTTTCTAATGTCAGATCTCGCGGATTACATTACCGGAGAGTGTGTAGTAATTGATGGCGGGGAAAGACTACAGGCCGGACAATTTAATTTTATTGACGGCCTGATGTCACGTTCAAAACTTAAAAAGCTATTTAAAGCTATGAAGCCTAAGTAGAATGATCCGGTTGATCAGTTAAGTACAAATACGCCCATTAAGAGCATACTGAGCATTAATACATAGTAGAATCTTTTAATGGATTCATCCGGTTTTTTCAATCCCAGGTATTCCTTAAACAAATAGTGGTTGATACCCTGTTTGTAATACTTCTCATATAGTTTTGCTCTCATAATATTACCTCCTATTCAACAAAATGGTGTGAGCAAACAAAATAAAGAGTGCGTTGTCTACTTTTGACGAAAAGCGACCAATCTTTTACTTGTGTTCATTCCAATGTTAAGAAATTGTTAACACAAAGTAAACCTAATGTTAACTTAATATTTCCTGAATATTACCCGAAATTTTCGAGCCTTTGCCTAACCTTTTGAATTTGCAGGGCTAACTGCCAGGCGTCAAAGGCGGTATAAGGAGGTTCTTTACCCATCTGTACTGCTTTCAAAAACATCAAAGCAGCCTTTTCTGCAGATTTAGCAGGATCAAAGTTCTGTCTTTCAAAATACAGCAGTCCGGAATCGTTAAGGCGTCCTATTCTGATGTTCTGTGAGGCAACCTGACATTCCATGAACTCTTTTCGGTTTGATGCGATGCGCTGATGCAGGTTTTCGGAGGCACCGCTGTAGATCCGGATATCTGAGGAAGAGCCGTTATCAAAACGGAGAAAGAGATGAAGTATAACCGGGTGTCCCGGAGCAAGTCTGACTTCCCGTGCTTCTATGTGGTGTATTCCTCCATTGATCCATTTTAAACAGAAACCCAGTTCATCCATCCAGTGATGCCTGAATTCTGTCTCCGGATCAGTAAGCTGATTATAATTAACTTCTCTGGTTATACTGATGAGACTGGGACGATTCATTTCATCCATCATCCATTGAGATGCGGATGCAAGACTTGGCCAGTGTGAAACCTGAACCTGTACTCCGGCCTCACGTGATGCACGGTGGATCTTCTCAAGCTTAGCAGCATCCGTGGGTATATCAGAGACCAGAAAGCTGTTATATCCTTTTTGGATAAGCTTCAGGAGTTTGTCTAGGTTTTCGGGGCCATCATCAATCAGAATGACTGCATCACCTGAGCCAAGATCCTCCACTGAGGGGATCAATATAACTTCCTGAACAATTTTATGGGGGCGAAGATGCTTCTCCCAGGCTACGGCGCGCGTAGCATCTCCTATAATGGTTACTTTCATAAGCGATCTGAGTTTGATCGCTCAAAATGCATAAGTGGCAATTATAATACAAGTAAGGACTTAGTCCGGCATCACTATGGCAAGAATAAAATAGATGAGTACACCGGTACCAAAACTGGATACCATCAGCAGTGCGAATAGAATACGGACAATAGTGGAGTCCCATCCGAGATATTCGGCAAATCCGCCACAAACCCCGGCCAACATCTTGTCGCGTCTTGATTTTCTTAATTTAGCAGGCATATAATTTTTATAATTTTGGATTGCTACACGGGCTGAATACGGAGGGAAAGAAAATAAGTTTCGAAATAATTTGATGTAAATTTTTATAGGCAGAAGGCAGAAGGCAGAAGGCAGAAGGCAGAAGGCAGAAGGCAGAAGGCAGGAATATAGATCAATTAATAAAAGCGGAGTCTTTTCAGGCTCCGCTAATAACTATAGTGAGTTGGGGAGGAAGTTATTGGGTATCTGCGGTTGATCCGAAATCAGCGTCTGATAACTTAAATACAACGGGCATAGAGAATTGAACTCTTACGGGACGACCACGCTGGACACCGGGCTCAAATTTTGCATCCCGGATCACGCGCAGTGCTTCTTCGTCTGCACCGCCTCCAATGCCCCGCACCACTTCTGCATCTTCTACATCTCCGTTCTTATTAACAATGAACTGAACGATTACTCGTCCTTCAATTCCTGCTCTTCGGGCTGATTCAGGATATTGTATCTTACTGGATATAGATTTTATGCCACCGATAAGCTTGGGCATCTCTTCAACCACCACAAAGAAATCTTCTTCACCACTTGATGCTACGGAGCCTGAAGAACCTTGACCGTTTATGTAAGTATCGATATTCATCAGTCCCGAGGTACCGTGAGAAACCCTTGATTTCAGAGTTGAATGAGCTACCCATATATCTGCACGATCCAGGTTAGTAATGAAAGGGATCTCGGATCTTATTTTAACATCCATTGAGTTGATCCGGAATGAGGCCTCATTGTTCTCTACCTGACCGTTTCTTTCTGCTCCCGGAAAAGGTTGTAACGCTATCATAAAGGATCCGAATTCTTGAGCGTTGAAATAAAGAGATCCTGTTCCATTTGTACTCGCTGCAGACTGAGTTGTGAGATCCACTACCTCTTTACCATTGATCTCTATTACTGCTCCTTTATGTTGTAAAGTAGCTTGTTCCAGAGTTGCTCTGTCTAATAATTCCGGTCCTCTCATTTCAGAGCAGGCAATGGGGAAGGTTATACCAAATACCATCAGCATTAAAAAAAGTACACTTTGTCTCATGGATGAACGATGTAGTTTGTGAGTTTTCATAGTTTTAATGCGTTGCTTAAGTGTGGATTGCTTTACAGCCATGCTAACCGATAACCGACCTGTACCTGTATTAAGAGGAAGCAGTTCAAACAACAGGTTTGCATAAGATTTAACTGAGTATCCGGTCTCATTTAATACCTGCTGATCGCAGGATATCTCTCTGTAGATATCGATTTCATTACTGGTGATGCGGACCAGCGGATGAAACCAGAAGATCATTTCCATTACAGTAAGCACCATTTGCAGCAGGTAATCTTTTCGCTGAATGTGTACCAGTTCATGCTCAAGAGCCATGGCCAGCTTATCAGGGTGCTCTTTAAGTCGTTCAGGAAGCACCACTATCGGTGTTCTCCAGCCATAGGTAAAGGGGACATAAGGATTATTGTGAAAAGAGATCATTATCGGACTGGCTGAATAATCGTCAGATCTTTTTCCGAAATCTTCGAGCGGTTGAAGCTTTAGTCCCTGAGTTAATTTTCTGAAATTATGCAGATCGTAAAGCAGTCTGAAAACCAGCAGCACTCCTACCACCAGTAATAATATCGACACCATTCCGATCATAAGGGAGGGCTCCAGAAACGAAAAAGACGCCCCAGTTCCCACACTGCTGGTTATTGGCACAGCTTGTATGGGATTTGATACTATGATCAAAGCAGTGTTGATCGCAGCTGAATCATTAAGCCCACTGAAGCCATGCTGAAGCAATACTGAAGCCAGAATTCCTACCGGAAGGGCAACGATCGTGGCAGCCCGTAGATGGTAATGATATAATGGATCGAGTTGTCGGGTATATTTAAGTGCCAGGTAAACCACGGAACTAAACAGGGTCCAGATAAGTACCGGAAACCATATGTGTTCCATGCTGTGCTGACCCAGATCATATATTAAATTATAGAGAGAAGGGTTCATTCTAATCCTCCATTCCGTCTATAAGTTTCCTGATCTCGTCAAGTTCCTTGTCATTCATCTTCTCGTGATTCACCAATGACTGAACCAAAGCGGAAGTAGACCCTTTGAAGACCTTGTTGATCATACTGTTGATGAGGTCAAACTGAACATCTTCAGGCTTTTGTGCAGGACTGTAAACATAAGTAGCGCCGTCTTTGCGATATTTGAGATAACCTTTGTCGGAAAGGTTCTTCATGATAGTCATGACCGTGGTATAAGCAACCTTTCTTGATTCAAGGATCTTATCTTTTACTTCTGCTACTGTTGCCTCTTCCAATTCCCAGACATGATGGAGGATCTCCATTTCGGATTCTCCTAAAGGAGTGAGTGATTTTTTCATAATCTTTGTGGTTACTATAAAGCTACTACTAATATAATAGTATTCAGATGAGGTGCAAAATAATTTAGCGGTATAACGCATACGACCGCTGACGAACTTTGGGTAGTGCGACTTGCATATACCCATATGCGGGCGGGTATTAAGCACTTGCGTATTTAATACTGGATCTCATAATTGATCTATGATTCAGGTACTGTAATCTTATTCTTGATTACTCCAGATAGATCGGTAATAGTGGCGGCTGCGAAGAGTTGTCCATGCTCAAATTTATTAAGGAGGGAAAGCAGGTCTCCTGCTGGCCGGAATAGAATGAGTGGTTTCTTTTCTTTAACTGCCAGTGCGATCTCAGATAAAGTGCCGGGACCGATTCCAATGGCAATGATAGCGTCGGCCGTTAAAATATTCATCTGATTCCGTGCCTGACCCATGCCGGTTATGATAGGGATATCAACAAAAGCAGACGCTTCGGAAGTATCATTGCCTGGAAGGATACCGACCGTGGTGCCGCCTCCTTCTTTTGCACCTTTAAGTGCAGCTTCCATGACTCCGGATGCTCTGCCGCCCGTAAGTACAGTATGTCCCAGTTCTGCTGCAAGTTTTCCTGCTTCATAGGCATGCTCTTCATCAGATACACTGGCTGATTCCCCGGGGCCGATAATGGATATGATCATTTTAATAGCTTTGAGTCATGAGTCCTTAGTTTTGAGAATATGGAATTTGTTTTAGAAATGGGAGCTGTAAACAATTGTTCTATGTAGGCACTGATCCGGAACGAGAGAAGGTTGATTTAGAATTATAATGACATGAGTCAACGAAGATATTTACAAGAGATAGATCAATTAATTAAAAGATCAGATCCGAATGATCATGAAAGAGCTGTTTTTGTACTTCATGATCAGCTGAACCTCGAGGCCTTTCCGTCCTGGGTCAGAGACGAGAAACCATTGCTGATCTTTGTGGAATCTCAGAAGAAAGGTCGCTCGCTTCCCTATCATAAAAAGAAGCTGATCTACTTATTAAGCTCTATGAGACATTTTGCTGTGGAATGTGCAGAAGCCGGATATCCGGTTCTCTATCATTCCGGAAAAGAGCATTATGATGAAGAACTATCAGGTATGCTGCATAAAACGGATCTTATACTTACATATATGTGTCCCTCCGAATGGGACAGCCGGGAAAGATTGCGATCACTGACTGATAAGTTCGATGGCCGGGTGAAAGAGATCCCTAACCGTTTCTTTCTGGCTGATGCAGATGAATACAAAGAAAAAGTAGCCGATGGCTGGCTGATGGAGTATTTCTACCGGGAGATGCGCAAAAAAACCGGTTATCTGATGGAAAATGGTGAGCCTGCCGGAGGTGAGTGGAATTATGATGAGGATAACCGTGAAAAACTACCCAAGGATCATCCTATCCCGGAGATTGCGAAAACCACGCCTGATGAGATAACCAAGGAAGTGGTAGATATGATCAACGATCATTTTTCCGATCATTTCGGAAGCAGTGAAGATTTTCATTATGCCGTAACCAGACGCCAGGCTCTATACCGTTTAAACGAATTTATCGAAGATAGGCTGGACGAGTTTGGTCCTTATGAGGACGCTATGGCACTGGGGGAATATGACCTTTTTCATTCGCATTTGTCCTTATACCTGAATAACGGACTTATACTTCCCAGGGAAGTATGTGACCGGGCTCAGCAGGCTTATGATCAGGGAGAAGCCCGGATCAATTCAGTAGAGGGACTGATACGGCAGATCATCGGCTGGAGAGAATATATCCGGGTGTATTATGAGGCGATGATGCCAGAAGTACGGAACGCGAATCATTTTGGTTTCGAGAACGGATTGCCGGAGATATACTGGTCAGGTGAAACGAAGATGAAGTGCATGAATGAGTGCCTTAAGCCTGTAATTGAACGAGGGTATTCCCATCATATACCCAGACTGATGGTGCTGAGTAACTTCAGCAACCTGACTGAAACAGATCCCCGTGAGCTGAACCGGTGGTTCCACCTGGCCTACGTGGATGCTTACGAATGGGTGGTACTACCGAATGTACTGGGGATGTCAACTTTTGCTGACGGAGGAGTACTGGCTTCCAAACCTTATGTGAGCAGCGGTAACTACATTAACAAAATGAGTAATTATTGCAGAAGTTGTGAATACAGCATAACCAAGAAGACCGGAGAAAATGCCTGTCCCTTTAATTACCTCTACTGGAATTTTATCGACAAGCAAAGAGAGACCTTCAGTCAGAACGGAAGGTCTAATTTCATGGTGAACATGTTTGATAAGAAGAAAGAAGAAGATAAGCAGGCCATATGGGAAAGTAGTGAGCACTTTCTGAGCGGGCTAAAGCGACAGGAGTGAACCCGGAAAGACTTTTCCAAAGTGGGGACTTTGGAAAAGTCTCCACCCATCTTAATCTGGTTAATGTAACATTTATCTCTTTCCTATCTCTATGTAATTGCTTTACTTCCATCAAAGTGGAATAAACCTTTACATCATGAAGCAACAATGGAAAATTCTGGCAGGCGGGGTGGTCACTACCTCCGTTTTATTTGCAGTGCCAGCATATTTTTATGCACAGTGGATGGCATTGATACTTTCATTCATTTCGGCAGTGAGTTTTTCCCTGATTCTGCTAAAGAGAAATAAGGAAAAATTAGATCATACCTATAAAGTTGCTGCTACAGGAATCATACTGCTGATAATCTTTAGTAGTGGTTATATAGTGCATGATTATTTCCGGGCAGAATATCAGGATGAGATTCTTGTAGAGATAAGGCAGACCATCGATTCCGGGATCATTGGAGTACAGATAAAAAACGATATGATTCAATCCCTCAAATACTATAAATCTTCTGATTCAGATGAGATGACCGTAAGTGAGGCATTCAGTTCCTATATGGGAGATAAGCTCAATGAAAATGGGACCATCAAACCGAGTCAGGAGAAAGAAGGAGACAACATCTCATACCACTATGAGATAAAGGACGCGGACACTGTGGTGATCATTGCAGTCACAAAAGTATCCAAAGGAAATGATCCTGCTTTTAAGAATTATGACGGTCAGACCGGAATGGGAGAGTATGTGGGAACTTTAAGCAATGGGGGCGTGGAGTATGAAAAAGTTAACTAGGAAAGAGTTGTGGTTAGATTTAGGGATCATAGCATCTTTGATCATCCTGTCCGGACTGCTGATGATGGGAATAAAATATTATGGTATCTATCAGTTCAATGGGACCTGGGAAAAGTATGTCATTCCTAACCCTTCTGTGGTAGTGAAAAGCATTAGCGTAATAACGTCGATCAATAAGTTCGCGGGCGATCCGTCATTCACTCCGGAGTTTTTAACGGAACATTATATACCAAATATGATCGCAGTTGGAAGTAGTTTAATCTTCACATTTTTGTTGGTGCCATATATCTTTATCAAAGCACTGAAGGCTCTAAAGTCCGGAAAGCGTAACTTAGTTTACTATTTCGGTACCACACTCATGGTATTTGTACTTGGATGGAATATGATCGGACTGCCGCGTACAGTGACAACCTCATTCCAGACTGTGGAATCAGCAAATCAGTCGAGGGAGATGGATCGGGCCCGAGAATATCTGGCTAATGCTGCATATCTGGCAGCCAAGGAACTCGTAATGAATTATCGCTATGATGTTAGCGGGAAGAGTGATTCAGAGTATAAATTAGCCAGAAACCTTGGTGAGAATCTGTCTCCGCGACTTCAGGATATTGAAAAGATGGATACGGATCGTTTTGATCTGGTCATTGACCGGGAAGCCAGCGACAGTTCACTGGTCCTGCACCTGGTACTCGATCAGGAGTCTGATAAGTCGAATTATGAGAACATCAACGGAGAAAAGGGGAAAAAGGAACTGATCATTGAAGTAGACCCGAATAAGGAGCGATTCTTTAGATCGATCAGATCAAATTCTTACTAAGTACCCGATATTAAATGGTGATGAGGATTGAGAATGACTTTACCAAAGTGAGGACTTTAGAAAAGTCCCCCCATCCATGCAAAGTCTTTAGTGCATACACAGACCTTTCCTATCTCATTGAAATAACATTAACTAAACATATGTAATATTAACACAATCATAAGACCATGAAGAAAGATTGGAAATTACTGATCGCAGGAGTTCTTGGGTGTATTATGCTTTATGCTGTTCCAGCATACTTTTTTAAATACTGGCTTGGCTATTTCATGGCCACCGGTGGAGCCGGAATTTTTCTGTTCTTCCTGTTGAGAAAAACAGAAGATCTGAAAAGTTATCGGAGAATAACTACGATCACTTCGATTACATTGTTATTCACTCTGAGCATCGCATTGTCCGGGCTTATGTACTTCAAATCACAAAATCAGCGGGAGATCAACCAACGGGTACGGAATATAATAGATTCCGGTACGATCGGCATTCAGGTTCAGAACGACCTGCTACAGTCGCTGAAGATCCATTTAGATCAAAATCTACCTGTAGATGAAGCATTTGAGGAGCATATGGGTGACAGGCTGAATGAGGACGGCAGCATAGATCCAGCTGATCCTGACGCTTATGGTGTAAAGAATTTCTTTTTTTATTACCAAAGCTCAAATGATGAAGTGAAATTACTGGCGGTCAGCAGAATTTCGGAAGGAAGGGATCCGGGGTTCCTAAATCACAATGGTGAATCGGGCTTGTTACAATATCAGGGTAGTTTAAAAAGCGAGGGGGTCGATTATGAACGCATCAACTAAAAAAGTGATCACACTCGATATTGCCATCTTATTATTATTCAGTCTGACACTCGGTATGATGGGTATGGGGATCTTTGCCCTGGAGATCAGTATAACCGGATTGATCGGTGACCTGTCTTATGTGTTGTCAA harbors:
- a CDS encoding SDR family oxidoreductase; translated protein: MFKEDTLSGKTILITGGGSGLGLAMAKGFASCGADIAICGRTREKLDNAVKEIEAEKEGAVARGYTCDVRDYEAVNGMFENIVSDFGSLEGLVNNAAGNFLSASEDLSPGGFKAVVDIVLHGSFNCTHVFGNYLIDQKKKGNILNMVTTYAEGTGCAFVLPSACGKAGVLAMTRSLAFEWATYGIRLNAIAPGPFPTEGAWSRLVPDRVLEKKFKAKVPMKRYGEKEELANLAIFLMSDLADYITGECVVIDGGERLQAGQFNFIDGLMSRSKLKKLFKAMKPK
- a CDS encoding PspC domain-containing protein gives rise to the protein MPAKLRKSRRDKMLAGVCGGFAEYLGWDSTIVRILFALLMVSSFGTGVLIYFILAIVMPD
- a CDS encoding TonB family protein — its product is MEHIWFPVLIWTLFSSVVYLALKYTRQLDPLYHYHLRAATIVALPVGILASVLLQHGFSGLNDSAAINTALIIVSNPIQAVPITSSVGTGASFSFLEPSLMIGMVSILLLVVGVLLVFRLLYDLHNFRKLTQGLKLQPLEDFGKRSDDYSASPIMISFHNNPYVPFTYGWRTPIVVLPERLKEHPDKLAMALEHELVHIQRKDYLLQMVLTVMEMIFWFHPLVRITSNEIDIYREISCDQQVLNETGYSVKSYANLLFELLPLNTGTGRLSVSMAVKQSTLKQRIKTMKTHKLHRSSMRQSVLFLMLMVFGITFPIACSEMRGPELLDRATLEQATLQHKGAVIEINGKEVVDLTTQSAASTNGTGSLYFNAQEFGSFMIALQPFPGAERNGQVENNEASFRINSMDVKIRSEIPFITNLDRADIWVAHSTLKSRVSHGTSGLMNIDTYINGQGSSGSVASSGEEDFFVVVEEMPKLIGGIKSISSKIQYPESARRAGIEGRVIVQFIVNKNGDVEDAEVVRGIGGGADEEALRVIRDAKFEPGVQRGRPVRVQFSMPVVFKLSDADFGSTADTQ
- a CDS encoding BlaI/MecI/CopY family transcriptional regulator, with the protein product MKKSLTPLGESEMEILHHVWELEEATVAEVKDKILESRKVAYTTVMTIMKNLSDKGYLKYRKDGATYVYSPAQKPEDVQFDLINSMINKVFKGSTSALVQSLVNHEKMNDKELDEIRKLIDGMED
- a CDS encoding TIGR00725 family protein, whose protein sequence is MIISIIGPGESASVSDEEHAYEAGKLAAELGHTVLTGGRASGVMEAALKGAKEGGGTTVGILPGNDTSEASAFVDIPIITGMGQARNQMNILTADAIIAIGIGPGTLSEIALAVKEKKPLILFRPAGDLLSLLNKFEHGQLFAAATITDLSGVIKNKITVPES
- a CDS encoding cryptochrome/photolyase family protein — protein: MSQRRYLQEIDQLIKRSDPNDHERAVFVLHDQLNLEAFPSWVRDEKPLLIFVESQKKGRSLPYHKKKLIYLLSSMRHFAVECAEAGYPVLYHSGKEHYDEELSGMLHKTDLILTYMCPSEWDSRERLRSLTDKFDGRVKEIPNRFFLADADEYKEKVADGWLMEYFYREMRKKTGYLMENGEPAGGEWNYDEDNREKLPKDHPIPEIAKTTPDEITKEVVDMINDHFSDHFGSSEDFHYAVTRRQALYRLNEFIEDRLDEFGPYEDAMALGEYDLFHSHLSLYLNNGLILPREVCDRAQQAYDQGEARINSVEGLIRQIIGWREYIRVYYEAMMPEVRNANHFGFENGLPEIYWSGETKMKCMNECLKPVIERGYSHHIPRLMVLSNFSNLTETDPRELNRWFHLAYVDAYEWVVLPNVLGMSTFADGGVLASKPYVSSGNYINKMSNYCRSCEYSITKKTGENACPFNYLYWNFIDKQRETFSQNGRSNFMVNMFDKKKEEDKQAIWESSEHFLSGLKRQE